In the genome of Podospora pseudocomata strain CBS 415.72m chromosome 2 map unlocalized CBS415.72m_2.2, whole genome shotgun sequence, one region contains:
- the SLY1 gene encoding Vesicle trafficking between the ER and Golgi (EggNog:ENOG503NXNB; COG:U; BUSCO:EOG092619MJ) codes for MAAARGNALRDKQILSIRKILNLNEALELSEGDEINANGLPVAPILKDGTPIWKVLVFDDLGRDVISPVLQVSDLRSLGVTMHMHISANRAKIPDVPAIYLVEPTPANLEAITRDLKNGLYSSVYVNFLSSIPRPLLEDFAAQTAVTETSEQIAQIYDQYLNFIVTEPDLFSLGMQKQHTYWALNSAKTNDEELDRVVDRIVSGLFSVVVTLGVIPVIRCPKGAAAEVIAQRLDRKLRDHVLNSKDNLFSSQSRTPGVAAGTPTSRPVLIILDRNVDLIPMLSHSWTYQSLCFDVFRSELNRITIETPVDSNNPAKGTTNKSYDLAANDFFWAKNACLPFPQVAEDIDAELTKYKEEAEAITKKTGVTDFEDLQNDTSASAQHLKAAITLLPELRERKATLDMHMNILAAILQEIQNRKLDNYFQLEEEVAKQTKAQILEMIRTDDKGQPTDKLRLFIIWFLSTEQDVSRPEWQQFEEALVGAGCDKTCLAYIRQVRATTKMTQLTTISNQQSTGQQSGSSDLFNRFSAISTRLTDRLKETGVPTNALSSNVASLLGGIKNFLPVDRDLTVTKITESIMDPSAASSSAIAKTEHYLYFDPRSANARGTMPQPVRAATQGGAPGGLPGGPGGAPGMGASFGQRRQGFSEALVFMVGGGSMDEYGNLQEWAARGATSGDKVKKRVLYGASELINAGQFITEELNRLGKEIS; via the exons atggcggcggcgcgggGCAATGCGCTTCGCGATAAGCAGATCC TCTCGATCAGAAAGATCCTCAACTTAAATGAAGCTCTCGAGCTCAGCGAAGGCGACGAAATCAATGCCAATGGCCTGCCCGTGGCTCCTATACTGAAGGACGGAACGCCTATCTGGAAGGTCCTTGTGTTTGAC GACCTTGGCCGTGATGTCATCAGTCCAGTACTCCAAGTGTCGGACCTGCGGTCACTGGGTGTGACGATGCATAT GCACATTTCAGCCAACAGAGCCAAAATTCCCGATGTACCAGCGATATATCTCGTCGAGCCCACACCCGCAAACCTCGAGGCGATCACGAGGGACCTCAAGAATGGGCTCTACAGCTCTGTCTATGtcaacttcctctcctcGATCCCACGGCCGCTGTTGGAAGACTTCGCTGCGCAAACAGCTGTCACGGAAACATCAGAACAGATCGCACAGATCTACGACCAGTATCTCAACTTTATCGTCACAGAACCAGATCTCTTCAGTCTAGGGATGCAAAAGCAACACACATACTGGGCCCTGAACAGTGCCAAGACAAACGACGAAGAGCTGGATCGTGTAGTAGATCGCATTGTCAGTGGGTTGTTTAGTGTTGTGGTGACGTTAG GTGTAATCCCAGTT ATTCGTTGTCCAAAAGGTGCTGCAGCTGAGGTGATAGCTCAAAGACTTGACCGCAAGCTCCGGGACCACGTTTTGAACTCCAAAGACAACCTGTTTTCTTCTCAATCACGAACACCAGGCGTGGCGGCGGGAACACCCACGTCAAGACCTGTACTAATCATCCTTGATCGCAACGTGGACTTGATCCCCATGCTTTCTCACTCCTGGACCTACCAGAGCTTGTGTTTCGACGTCTTCAGGTCTGAGCTGAACCGCATTACGATCGAGACCCCCGTGgactccaacaaccccgccaaagGCACAACCAACAAAAGCTACGATTTGGCCGCCAATGACTTTTTCTGGGCCAAGAATGCCTGCCTCCCATTCCCTCAGGTGGCCGAAGACATTGATGCCGAGCTCACCAAGTACAAGGAAGAGGcagaagccatcaccaagaagacTGGAGTCACGGACTTTGAAGATCTGCAAAATGATACCAGTGCCAGTGCGCAACATCTCAAAGCAGCCATCACGCTGCTTCCCGAGCTTCGAGAACGCAAGGCCACGTTGGATATGCACATGAACATTCTTGCCGCTATTTTGCAGGAAATTCAAAACCGCAAGCTGGACAACTATTTCCAGctagaagaggaggtggccAAGCAGACCAAGGCCCAGATCTTGGAAATGATCAGAACAGACGACAAGGGTCAACCAACAGACAAGCTCCGTCTGTTTATTATCTGGTTCCTCAGCACGGAGCAGGACGTGTCCAGGCCGGAATGGCAACAGTTCGAAGAGGCCTTGGTCGGTGCTGGTTGTGACAAGACATGCCTGGCTTACATCAGACA AGTCCGagcaaccaccaaaatgACACAGCTCACTACCATCAGCAACCAGCAGTCAACTGGCCAGCAATCTGGCTCTTCAGACCTTTTCAACCGCTTCTCGGCGATCTCCACCCGTCTTACTGACAGACTCAAGGAGACTGGCGTGCCGACCAACGCCCTTTCATCCAATGTTGCCTCTCTCCTCGGCGGCATCAAGAACTTCTTGCCCGTGGACCGTGATCTTACAGTAACCAAGATCACCGAATCCATCATGGACCCTTCGGCGGCCAGCTCATCGGCCATTGCCAAGACGGAGCACTACCTCTACTTTGATCCCCGGAGCGCAAACGCGAGAGGGACGATGCCACAACCGGTCCGGGCGGCAACTCAAGGCGGGGCACCCGGTGGGCTACCCGGCGGTCCTGGAGGCGCTCCTGGAATGGGGGCAAGCTTTGGACAGCGAAGACAGGGGTTCTCGGAGGCGCTGGTGTTCATGGTGGGCGGCGGGTCCATGGATGAGTATGGCAACTTGCAGGAGTGGGCTGCGAGAGGAGCCACGAGCGGTGATAAGGTCAAGAAGAGAGTTTTGTACGGTGCAAGTGAACTGATTAATGCCGGGCAGTTTATCACCGAGGAGCTGAACAGGCTTGGGAAGGAGATTTCTTAG
- a CDS encoding uncharacterized protein (EggNog:ENOG503NXN1; COG:S): MDQSHGHDSGMPDWDPNAFISNDTWDHQFMNPNLGFDQPNGGDHSFQNTEYLGSAPIHPQLSGAAEFRDFDPYLSQHNPGNLWSNSSQTEAQYGQDSAIDPSFYQEQHQHHAREPNPTTNSRFALNVPQNDDFGSHLHAPNNQEATHSLLDTPEPTQNAYAQNSMPQWHNQVAASYAPGHQYENPLAVSQAATLTPPVQNGSPSPFGSARNTAAQYQPEVPPVHRQHQQHHPQIQQQHQAVNARSVHPQFAAGINGQPQQQQQHMPVNQLPMSGVGSPHVSPQPQPAQKAMGHQLAQQAPRSQQMPQQMAQHLSPQVPHQLSPHVSQPQQVPQQAVQQNPFPKQIERAQQHQSASIQSPQSVPAQQPISQPIISHSPQPQQGLPHHQLQQQQQHHFVVQQAASPQGQKRPSDAQLVSAIAAKKARIVSAGPAISNSPLPVQSQPVLFQLPVPVQQRPRNLEPAPPVCTINFEDTKLLESIRDQDTLRFPGVPNIVIGAEPVKLKRSPPTKRYVTLTARPGKAPLFPGIARGWIMAESLANHNEAYKNAKTDEERYQADTRLDVEMARAGCEMPVEWMKKVLKEHLGPRAALPAPPPEPKKTLINATEKVRLHPAHLVNKGLFEKVNNEYYLYVLEIASSLRDVLTRLKNPNQSEPRETRDPAELKLRLEQAIVAGITYGHDQVLAELIVGTIPGTAEKKQPVKKQHLAVVLCNLVIKFYNAGELNSSLTKAILKLFTRFTTMTMKLLTLVKMKQIKGVVGKKGDDETKALVARIFEIAESNPSESSDSESDADSDAQEPSGKASGASKQKDSKKLSKEGSASTSSKSTNAISGSDSKKLPPTTLASKMAKPNSDIKKLPATSVSKTMGPNISEVKKKVSSSASLPAGLKRSREDDAAGESRSSKKAATESSTSSAAGIKPPPSLLSGSKLPAANKAAAAKPATTGASSTTATSSQPKARSALLLPGKTRPLTKPAPTKPEPPKPIVKPVESKAPVAKVTKPRATETPKESSSSRSAFSALMDEIHQPKKVNTPVLPTKATPEVPLNETPEERKRRLRKEERRALRLKVTFKPGDNLVQIREFAREPEEIENSAKMAGGANKYDEAESFRKVNSKLGIRAHEIEDRDWETPVAIDFSHIPADKRTETFETRGGLKTFETDEQRFIAEHDRNELVVIYNHLNDIPPTPRSPQYEPSLSSSGSELRLPLDTPNYDEIRVRADECRKFGTRQASRFAQGRLESKTQAERVQAKAKSVQQDPNTFYSPTTAVSRDQGTYEVIDSDRLKNWRDPNPLPAPDPTKTSEERLDAVLKALDMLVRTNVASVSARRAQVTSVAPAQASAPMSVIPAQVAVSAQPSASTPAAAPSQTAAAAPDYSAQWAQYYQQQAQQQAWYNQQQQGSAQAPAFAAPQAQQQAPDVAALLAQLGGQAAASQPAVQPQNAQLQAVVAALAGSNQAQGPELQAIMAALAGNNQPQNAQYVANLMEWAQSQSGAAKPTSTAAPTAAYNAAAHPNYQAQSNYGQQQQQHQGGYESRSYNQSNQSRPGNDFSASMYDDEGYVPPPANNNTGGGNYGRDRDWDSNRDGPGGGGGGGGGRRNKKHKKHGGGHHDRDRDNNNKDDVPEHLRNINTRLIGTKQCAFYAKGTCAKGDKCTFRHD, translated from the exons ATGGACCAAAGCCATGGCCACGACAGTGGCATGCCGGACTGGGACCCCAATGCCTTTATATCTAATGACACATGGGATCATCAGTTCATGAACCCGAATTTGGGCTTTGATCAACCTAACGGAGGCGACCACAGCTTCCAGAACACAGAGTACCTCGGTTCGGCACCAATACACCCGCAGCTCtctggtgctgctgagtTTCGGGATTTTGATCCGTATCTATCACAACACAACCCTGGCAACTTGTGGTCGAACTCCAGTCAGACGGAAGCCCAGTATGGACAGGATTCAGCGATCGACCCCTCATTCTATCAAGAACAACATCAGCATCATGCAAGAGAGCCAAACCCGACCACCAACAGCCGGTTCGCCCTCAACGTTCCCCAAAACGATGACTTTGGCTCTCATCTGCATGCCCCGAACAACCAGGAGGCGACTCACAGCCTTCTTGATACACCCGAACCCACACAAAATGCCTATGCTCAGAATTCCATGCCCCAATGGCATAATCAGGTAGCTGCAAGTTATGCCCCTGGCCACCAGTATGAGAACCCACTTGCTGTATCTCAGGCGGCAACTCTCACTCCACCAGTTCAAAACGGCTCCCCTTCTCCGTTTGGCTCTGCCCGCAACACCGCTGCGCAATATCAGCCAGAGGTACCGCCGGTACACCgccaacatcagcaacaccaccctcaaattcaacagcaacatcaagCTGTCAATGCTAGGTCTGTTCATCCTCAGTTTGCTGCGGGCATTAATGGgcaaccacaacagcagcagcagcatatGCCTGTTAACCAGCTGCCCATGTCCGGTGTTGGCAGCCCCCATGTATCACCCCAGCCACAGCCTGCCCAGAAAGCCATGGGACATCAACTGGCGCAACAAGCCCCGCGCTCCCAGCAAATGCCACAACAGATGGCCCAACATCTGTCTCCACAAGTACCGCACCAGCTATCGCCACATGTATCACAACCCCAGCAGGTGCCTCAGCAAGCGGTCCAACAAAATCCATTCCCCAAGCAAATCGAGCGcgctcagcagcatcaaagCGCCTCCATTCAATCTCCTCAGTCTGTTCCTGCTCAGCAGCCGATAAGTCAGCCTATCATCAGTCACTCACCACAGCCTCAACAGGGTTTGCCTCATCACCagttgcagcagcagcagcaacatcattTCGTAGTGCAACAAGCGGCGTCTCCGCAGGGTCAAAAGCGGCCGTCCGATGCCCAACTTGTGTCTGCCATTGCAGCCAAAAAGGCCAGAATAGTATCTGCGGGACCAGCCATCTCGAACTCGCCCTTGCCAGTGCAGTCCCAGCCAGTGTTGTTCCAACTACCAGTGCCGGTGCAACAACGACCGCGCAATCTTGAGCCTGCTCCGCCGGTTTGCACCATCAACTTTGAAGACACCAAGCTTCTGGAATCTATTCGGGATCAAGATACGCTTAGGTTCCCTGGTGTTCCTAATATCGTGATCGGCGCGGAGCCGGTTAAGCTGAAGAGGAGCCCTCCAACAAAACGATATGTGACCCTCACTGCGAGACCTGGAAAGGCACCTCTCTTCCCTGGGATTGCTCGCGGCTGGATCATGGCTGAGAGTTTGGCTAACCACAACGAAGCCTACAAGAATGCAAAGACTGACGAGGAACGGTATCAGGCCGATACTCGACTTGATGTGGAGATGGCTAGGGCGGGCTGTGAAATGCCGGTGGAATGGATGAAGAAAGTGCTCAAAGAGCATTTGGGACCTAGG GCTGCTCTTCCAGCTCCGCCACCCGAGCCAAAAAAGACGCTTATCAACGCGACTGAGAAAGTTCGGCTTCACCCTGCTCATCTGGTGAACAAGGGCTTGTTCGAAAAGGTCAATAACGAGTATTATCTATATGTGCTTGAAATTGCGTCTTCGTTGAGAGATGTACTCACTCGGCTCAAGAACCCCAACCAATCTGAGCCCAGAGAGACCAGAGATCCAGCAGAGCTGAAGCTGAGGCTCGAGCAGGCAATTGTGGCGGGGATCACATACGGTCATGATCAGGTGTTGGCAGAGTTGATCGTTGGGACTATCCCTGGGACTGCTGAGAAGAAGCAACCAGTAAAGAAGCAACATTTGGCAGTGGTGTTGTGCAACTTGGTCATCAAGTTTTATAACGCCGGTGAACTAAACTCGTCGCTGACCAAGGCAATCTTGAAGCTCTTCACTAGGTTCACAACCATGACAATGAAGCTGCTGACCCTGGTAAAGATGAAGCAGATCAAAGGCgtggtggggaagaagggcgaCGACGAGACAAAAGCACTGGTTGCTCGCATTTTCGAAATCGCAGAGAGCAACCCAAGTGAATCAAGCGACAGCGAGAGCGACGCCGACTCTGACGCGCAAGAACCTAGTGGAAAAGCTAGCGGGGCGTCAAAGCAGAAGGACAGCAAGAAACTGTCCAAGGAGGGCTCAGCTTCAACCAGCTCCAAGTCAACAAACGCAATTTCTGGCAGCGACTCCAAAAAGTTGCCCCCCACAACGTTAGCTTCCAAAATGGCTAAACCCAACAGCGACATCAAAAAATTGCCTGCAACCTCAGTGTCCAAGACGATGGGGCCTAATATTAgtgaggtgaagaagaaggtatCATCGTCAGCCTCGCTGCCTGCTGGACTCAAACGTTCGCGTGaagatgatgctgctggcgaGTCGCGCTCTTCTAAGAAGGCGGCGACTGAAAGTAGCACTTCCTCCGCTGCTGGCATAAAACCTCCGCCGTCATTGTTGTCTGGTAGTAAACTGCCTGCTGCCAACaaggctgccgccgccaaaccTGCCACCACTGGTGCTTCGtctacaacagcaacaagctcCCAACCTAAAGCCCGGTCTGCCCTCCTGCTTCCTGGAAAAACCCGCCCACTCACAAAGCCCGCACCCACCAAGCCTGAGCCTCCCAAGCCCATTGTCAAGCCTGTCGAGTCCAAGGCTCCAGTGGCAAAGGTTACCAAGCCTAGAGCTACCGAGACTCCCAAGGAGAGCTCGTCATCTAGATCTGCCTTCTCTGCTTTGATGGATGAAATTCACCAGCCCAAGAAGGTCAACACGCCAGTTCTGCCCACCAAGGCCACTCCAGAGGTTCCGTTGAACGAGACTCCTGAGGAGCGCAAGCGTCGTCTGCGGAAGGAAGAGCGACGTGCACTGAGACTCAAGGTTACTTTCAAGCCTGGCGATAATCTGGTACAGATCCGCGAGTTTGCTCGTGAGCCCGAGGAAATCGAGAATAGTGCCAAGATGGCCGGTGGCGCCAACAAGTACGACGAAGCCGAGAGCTTCCGTAAGGTCAATAGCAAACTCGGCATCAGAGCCCACGAAATCGAGGACCGCGACTGGGAGACACCCGTTGCTATTGACTTTTCCCACATCCCTGCCGACAAACGTACCGAAACTTTTGAGACTCGCGGTGGGCTTAAGACCTTTGAGACGGACGAGCAGCGCTTCATTGCCGAGCATGACCGCAACGAGTTGGTCGTGATTTACAACCACCTCAACGACATACCTCCCACCCCACGTTCGCCACAATACGAGCCCAGCCTTAGCAGTTCCGGTTCCGAATTGCGCTTGCCTCTCGACACTCCTAACTACGACGAGATCAGAGTGCGCGCTGATGAGTGCAGAAAGTTCGGCACCCGCCAAGCTTCCCGCTTTGCGCAAGGCCGCCTCGAAAGCAAGACACAAGCTGAGAGAGTGCAGGCAAAAGCCAAGTCGGTCCAACAAGATCCCAATACATTCTACAGCCCGACAACTGCTGTTAGTCGCGATCAAGGGACCTACGAGGTTATTGATTCGGATCGCCTCAAGAATTGGAGAGATCCCAACCCGCTTCCGGCTCCTGATCCAACCAAGACTTCAGAGGAAAGACTCGACGCCGTACTTAAGGCTTTGGATATGCTAGTGAGAACCAACGTTGCTTCTGTGTCTGCTCGGAGAGCGCAAGTGACATCAGTCGCCCCTGCTCAAGCTAGTGCTCCTATGAGTGTGATTCCAGCGCAGGTTGCGGTGTCTGCGCAGCCTTCAGCCTCAACGCCAGCAGCTGCTCCTTCACAAACCgcagctgctgctcccgaTTATTCTGCGCAATGGGCTCAGTACTATCAACAGCAAGCTCAGCAACAGGCTTGGTacaatcagcaacaacaaggctcGGCACAGGCACCGGCATTTGCTGCtccccaagctcaacagcAGGCGCCTGATGTCGCTGCCCTTCTCGCTCAGCTAGGTGGTcaagctgctgcttctcAGCCAGCAGTTCAACCCCAAAACGCCCAGCTCCAGGCTGTTGTCGCCGCACTCGCTGGTAGCAACCAAGCCCAGGGCCCCGAACTCCAGGCCATCATGGCTGCGCTCGCCGGAAACAACCAGCCTCAAAATGCTCAGTATGTCGCCAATCTAATGGAGTGGGCGCAGAGTCAATCTGGCGCCGCGAAGCCgacttcaacagcagccccGACTGCCGCCTACAATGCTGCCGCCCACCCTAACTACCAAGCTCAGTCGAACTAcggccagcaacagcagcagcaccagggCGGCTATGAGTCCCGCTCCTACAACCAGTCCAACCAAAGCCGTCCCGGCAACGacttctccgcctccatgtacgacgacgagggatacgtccctcctcctgcgAACAACAACACTGGTGGCGGCAACTACGGCCGTGATCGTGATTGGGATAGTAATCGGGATGGtcctggcggcggcggcggtggtggcggtggtcgCCGTAACAAGAAGCACAAGAAGCACGGCGGTGGTCATCACGATAGGGACAGggataacaacaacaaggacgACGTCCCTGAGCACCTCCGTAATATCAACACCCGGCTTATCGGCACGAAGCAATGCGCATTTTATGCCAAGGGGACCTGCGCTAAAGGGGACAAGTGCACTTTTAGGCACGATTAA
- a CDS encoding uncharacterized protein (COG:D; COG:P; EggNog:ENOG503NY1N) has protein sequence MLQAVGNAHDNHFMTSESNSVASLARALHDGKKHLLLAASGSVATIKLPVIVEALAPYAANLSIRIILTKSASEFLNGQSDEQPTVSSLLHLPNVDAVYRDEDEWGPQPWKRGASILHIEFVTFYPWTYSEDVGDLIQLDWDGVLTVEIGADMLVIAPLSANTLAKIVNGMSDNLLTSVIRAWDTDGSIDLKKKYIAVAPAMNSAMWRHPITAKQIRTLREDWGVRETLLDPDGAARLIDGWFQVIPPISKTLACGDTGDGAMAKVETIRDVIVHRMNLTGPHAH, from the exons ATGCTGCAGGCAGTCGGCAACGCCCACGACAACCACTTCATGACTTCTGAATCCAATTCCGTCGCCTCACTAGCGCGAGCTCTTCATGATGGGAAGAAGCATCTGCTTCTTGC AGCGTCGGGTTCTGTAGCCACAATCAAAC TCCCCGTCATCGTCGAAGCCCTCGCGCCATATGCAGCTAATCTTTCGATCCGTATCATCCTGACCAAATCCGCCAGCGAGTTCCTCAACGGCCAAAGTGATGAGCAGCCTACCGTCTCGTCCCTGCTTCATCTGCCCAATGTCGACGCAGTCTATCGAGACGAGGATGAGTGGGGGCCGCAGCCTTGGAAGAGGGGAGCGAGTATATTGCATATCGAGTTTGTGACCTTTTACCCCTGGACTT ACTCCGAAGATGTGGGTGATCTTATTCAGTTGGATTGGGACGGGGTGCTGACGGTAGAAATAGGGGCTGATATGCTTGTCATTGCTC CTCTAAGTGcaaacaccctcgccaaG ATCGTCAACGGCATGTCTGACAACCTT CTCACATCCGTTATACGAGCCTGGGATACCGACGGTTCGATTGATCTCAAAAAGAAATACATTGCCGTTGCGCCAGCCATGAACTCG GCCATGTGGAGACACCCCATCACAGCAAAGCAGATTCGCACCTTACGGGAGGACTGGGGCGTCAGAGAGACACTGCTCGACCCAGACGGAGCTGCGAGACTGATCGATGGTTGGTTTCAAGTTATCCCG CCCATCTCCAA GACCCTCGCTTGCGGCGATACAGGAGATG GCGCCATGGCAAAGGTTGAGACAATCCGCGATGTCATTGTACACAGAATGAACTTGACAGGGCCGCATGCCCATTGA
- a CDS encoding uncharacterized protein (COG:B; COG:D; EggNog:ENOG503NZRD), producing MATPTAASTGTATPLELDPEQAQQSLKISLADLAAKAAALFAQKKYEDAAEQYARAAEMQAEMNGEMSPENAEILYLYGRTLFKVGQSKSDVLGGSAPQAKNQAKPKAPKKKTAAANGAKNGEGSSSSAAAKAGEKVEKVVAEAAGKEAEKESGAEIKKPMFHFEGDENFVDSDEEEEEGEEGEGEEEEEDDDLATAFEILDLARVLFLKKLEASQTESEGKGKEAAEEGSDNPNIRHLKERLGDTHDLLAEISLENEKYHTAINDAKAALKYKQELYPFESEIIAEAHFKVSLALEFASVTKQSDDDTAESKDASSGEVDQSLRDEAAASLEQAINSTKQKLQNKEVELATLHNPEENDSTREEISNVKEMISDMEQRLKDLRAPPIDISSALGLPSRSEQEKQKADNLVLGSVSDEVKKNANDLTGLVRKKRKAEESVTVEEVKEQEQPEAKRAKSEDVLGAASAAPTAN from the exons ATGGCGACTCCCACAGCCGCCTCAACAGGCACTGCGACTCCCCTCGAGCTCGACCCTGAGCAAGCCCAGCAGAGCCTCAaaatctccctcgccgacctcgccgccaaagccgccgccctcttcgCCCAGAAGAAATACGAAGATGCCGCCGAGCAGTACGCCCGCGCAGCCGAGATGCAAGCCGAGATGAACGGCGAGATGAGCCCCGAGAACGCAGAGATCCTCTACCTCTACGGGCGCACCCTCTTCAAAGTCGGCCAGAGCAAGTCGGACGTTTTGGGCGGCAGCGCGCCACAGGCTAAGAACCAGGCCAAGCCCAAAgctcccaagaagaagaccgcTGCTGCCAATGGCGCTAAGAACGGCGAGGGCAGCTCCTCTTCTGCCGCCGCGAAGGCTGGGGAAAAGGTAGAGAAGGTGGttgctgaggctgctgggaaggaggcggagaaggagtcGGGTGCTGAGATCAAAAAGCCCATGTTTCACTTTGAGGGAGACGAGAATTTTGTTGATtctgacgaggaagaggaggagggagaggaaggagagggtgaggaggaagaggaggatgacgatcTTGCGACTGCGTTTGAGATTCTTGACCTGGCGCGTGTGCTTttcctcaagaagctcgaggcgTCACAGACCGAGAGCGAAGGAAAGGGCAAGGAAGCTGCCGAGGAAGGCAGCGATAACCCCAATATTCGTCACTTGAAGGAGCGTCTGGGTGATACCCACGATCTCCTCGCCGAGATCTCGCTCGAAAATGAAAA ATACCACACCGCCATAAACGACGCCAAAGCCGCCCTCAAATACAAACAAGAGCTCTACCCCTTCGAATCCGAAATCATCGCCGAGGCCCACTTCAAagtctccctcgccctcgagtTCGCCTCGGTGACCAAGCAATCAGACGACGACACAGCCGAAAGTAAAGACGCCTCCTCGGGAGAGGTCGACCAATCCCTCCGCGACGAGGCGGCCGCCTCTCTGGAGCAGGCCATCAACTCGACCAAACAGAAGCTCCAAAACAAGGAAGTCGAGCTCGccaccctccacaaccccgaGGAGAACGACTCGACTCGCGAAGAAATCTCCAACGTGAAGGAGATGATCAGCGACATGGAGCAGCGCCTCAAAGACTTGCGAGCTCCGCCCATCGACATCAGTTCTGCGCTTGGGCTGCCGTCTCGATCGGAACAGGAAAAGCAAAAGGCGGATAATCTTGTGCTTGGGTCGGTGTCAgatgaggtcaagaagaatGCGAATGATTTGACCGGACTGGtgagaaagaagaggaaggcggaggagagtgTTACTGTGGAAGAGGTGAAGGAACAGGAACAGCCTGAGGCGAAAAGGGCCAAGTCGGAGGATGTATTGGGGGCGGCTTCTGCGGCGCCGACTGCTAACTAG